The segment ttcttcaagttcatcgTGATCTGAGATATCAAGTTCGCCGCCTTGTTCAATATGTAGTGTAGGTTATGAATCttatacttgtacttgtgatgatgtaccttcctgattttcaccacaatctttgccaacgccaaagtatgaagacaatgttatgcattttgttggcctctcttggccttTCCCACATTCaggattcctacccttcttcctatttgaCATCTCCGAGGAAATAAAGGATGCAAAAAAATATCAACTTGTTGAAGAACTAATAATAGACTATATGATTCATTGGCCCTACggcctacaatctagatgtttgaggtctcCCAGGTGACCATCGATGGCTCCCCACTAAAAAAAAtaaactcaacagtgcaaacaaatagagatgaattcagaataatattataacacttcaaaaatatgatcacttacctttaggtcactagttGTTGCCAATGCAGTCAGTAGCAATGGTTGTTCCTGGTCAGAAACTTCGCTAGTGATCCGAATTGAGACCTCAGAActgaccaaattgtgtagagataaatctgatctttgactttatttataccaatccttatttggcaAATTCaacaggaattttatatggtatacaaatatttggcgaatcatgcttaactataacacgtcttatgcaattttcgaggcgattatgggtcgtccaattaattggcaattataataGAGTTGGTGAAAAGTGGGGTGAATTGAGACACACTTCCACAAAATGCTAGACTAATTGGGTCCTCGTGgccaataaatatttatatggctattggcgaattattgtcgtctattaagacaacctcaaaaagtgtaggcaaaaatattgaatttactATGTGGAAAACGTATATTCTATTGGTGAAATCTTGATAGAgagacaattaattacataaaacaatgggcgatTGGGCCGTGCATTTGACGAATTTTTATAAAGTCTGGGCGACATGGCCACGCTCGATCGGTACAATATATTCGCCATTTTCCAAGTCGGCGACGagaaatattcgccactaaagtaaaccctgAAAAAAACCATAGATATCAAGTATCCAACCTTGAGCTAATGAATTCAAGCTTTGAATTGGGTGCCAAGTGAGCATTTGCAACTTGCTTTTAGTGGAAACTTGTAGCCATGTGAAgctaattttcaaaattgaaaggtTGCACCTCCAAATCAATGATGGCTTAGCTAAGCTTTGAGATGGTGGTCTCATATGAGTGACCAAAATAAATAAAGAAGCTACCACACATAGATGTGTAGGAAGAGAGATGTACGGTTGATAGCATCCCTAGTAAGCTATTCAACTTATCTCAAACTATTAAATATAAGCTAACACGATCTTGTAAGTGAGCTGTAATGAGCATAGAAAAAAATTGTATCTATTAATTAATTCTAAGAAGAATTTAAAATAATAAgtgaaatttgaaatattaaaagaaaaatatttctaaaTTATTCTGAAATTCTAAAATAAGATATGTATAAAAAAGTGAAGTAAAACTGTATTTtgtatattattagaaaattcttttaaccaataaaaataaaataattattcaattttaaatataaataaaatatagaatAGAACGTTGATTACTTCAAAGGACAATGTTGATTACTTCAAACAACAATTGATCTTAGCCAAAAGGCCGAGTAAAGATTACTTCAAACTAGACAATTAAATAGAACActatttttaaaaaacttaaaaaaacacATCATCCAAACTCGTAAAACTGCGCAAATTTATATAAAACACTCATTTTTGATAGCCACGCGAACAAAGCCTACTCACGTTCTCCAGGTTAAAGTTGATGTGTATGCTTTCGGAAATTTCGTGGCTATTTTGTATTACTCGACTAAAAGATACTAGTCAACACCTTTCATTTTTAATTTCGATCGCTTGGCAAAAAATCTCTACACATGTTTAGAAATTCAGTATCCATTCTTCATCGCATCTGACTTTGAGACTTAATAAACGCGCATTCATGCTCTCCGAATTCGTCAAAACTCGACTGTGGTTTGGCATTGCGTTGCCTTCTTCCGCTACCTAAAACCAAACTACCATTCTTGCTGTGAAATGATGATGAATTTGAGGATTAAACCTGGAATTGCGAGCCACAATACCAGCAATTTGTGGGAGGTGCCTTGTCTGAGCATGAGAATCAAACAGAGACAAAGACAAACAGCACCACAAGTGTTCACCTCTCATGGGGACAAGGAAAAGAGCGGGGGCCCTGACGATCATCCCCACCTGGAGCACAAAGATATAAGCATGACAAAGAGAAGGACCGCAAGGAATCTGAGCGATGTCTGGAGGGAGGTGCAGGGTTCGAACAACTGGGAGGGTATGCTGGAGCCAATGGACCATCTCCTCCGCAGTGAGCTCATAAAATACGGAGAGTTTGCCCAGGCCTGCTACGACGCCTTTGACTTCGACCACGACTCCAAATACTGCGGCAGCTGCAAGTACAATCGCAGCACCATACTCCAAGATGTCGGCCTTTCTCACACCGGCTACGAAATCACAAAATATCTCTACGCAACCACCAACATCAATCTCCCCACTTTCTTCAAAAAGTCCCCGGCGGGGGAGAAATTGTGGAGCAACCATGCCAACTGGATGGGTTTCGTGGCTGTGGCGGAGGACGAGCAAGAAATAAAGAAACTTGGGCGACGAGACATACTCATCGCGTGGAGAGGCACTGCCACTTATCTGGAGTGGCTGGCCGACCTCATGGATTTTCTCATACCCGTGGGTTTCCATTCAGACCATCCAGATTCCCGCGTCAAAGTGGAATCGGGGTTTCTCAACCTATACACCGCCAGCCAGAAAGACTGCCGCTTCGCCAAATCCAGCGCCCATGAGCAAATTCACGCGGAGATTAGAAGTATAATCGAAAAGTACAAGGGAGAAAAGCTGAGCATAACAATCACGGGCCACAGCCTAGGGAGCGCGCTCGCAATGTTAAGCGCGTATGACATTGCAGAGATGGGAATCAATCAGGACGAGGAGAATGGAAATGAGAAGATTCCCATCACTGTCTTCTCCTTTGCAGGCCCGCGAGTGGGAAATCCGGCCTTCAAGGAGCACCTGGAGCGGCTGGGGATCAAAATCCTGCGAGTGGTGAACGCCCACGACGTAGTTCCAAAGGTTCCCGGAATTCTGTTCAATGAGCATTCTCAATCGGTGCCGTGGAGTTACTCCCACGTAGGAGTGGAATTGGAGCTGGATCACACCAAATCCCCCTTCCTCCGACCCACAAGAGATCCGTCCTGCTTCCACAACTTGGAGGCGCATCTGCATCTGTTGGATGGATACCACGGCCGCGAAGAGCCGTTTCAGCTCGCAAGTGGACGGGATCCAGCTCTTGTCAACAAGGCAGCTAATTTTTTACAAGACCAGTTGAATATTCTGCCCTGCTGGAGGCAAGACCCCAACAAGGGCATGGTCAGAAACTCTCAAGGTCGATGGGTTCAGCCCCAAAGATCTCAATCTTGCTTTCTCTAATTACATATTTGTGACTTCACATAAATATTGTATGTTAATTGAACAGTTTGCATAGACTATATTTTTATACAAATTTTGGTCCACACAAATACAACAAATTCTCACCATTTTCGTTGTAGATGAGAGTAAAATTTTATATAGAGTTGTTTTCAAGATGCACATCTGCAAGGGAAAAGAGTTCAATAATTGAGATAACATTTATAGACTATTTGTGATTTCAAGGTTGTTTGTGTTATTATTGATAATTCAATGAAATGTTTTCATTAgatctaaaattaaaaaattatgtgATGTCTTATGGATACACTAACAAAATATGAGTTAATGTCAATCTAACATTTTAGAAACTTAACTTCAAAAAAAAAGATttctaaataaattataataaaattttaaataatttatatgaATTTAAAATTCTAACTATGAAGTAGTTTTCAGATTTTATTTCTGCTAAAAAGCATATCAATGCAGTCTGATAATTTAAGCTTCTTTAGTAAATGTCATAAGAGGAGACATCCATATGATTAATTTAGATGGTAAAACACATTGAAGGCATAGGACACCAAGCAAATGAGAAGCTCGGTAGGGAATGAAAGATATAATATTAATGTAGAGATATAATATGCATTAATGTCACTATTCTGCAACAATGT is part of the Cryptomeria japonica chromosome 10, Sugi_1.0, whole genome shotgun sequence genome and harbors:
- the LOC131031512 gene encoding phospholipase A1-Igamma3, chloroplastic-like, which translates into the protein MMMNLRIKPGIASHNTSNLWEVPCLSMRIKQRQRQTAPQVFTSHGDKEKSGGPDDHPHLEHKDISMTKRRTARNLSDVWREVQGSNNWEGMLEPMDHLLRSELIKYGEFAQACYDAFDFDHDSKYCGSCKYNRSTILQDVGLSHTGYEITKYLYATTNINLPTFFKKSPAGEKLWSNHANWMGFVAVAEDEQEIKKLGRRDILIAWRGTATYLEWLADLMDFLIPVGFHSDHPDSRVKVESGFLNLYTASQKDCRFAKSSAHEQIHAEIRSIIEKYKGEKLSITITGHSLGSALAMLSAYDIAEMGINQDEENGNEKIPITVFSFAGPRVGNPAFKEHLERLGIKILRVVNAHDVVPKVPGILFNEHSQSVPWSYSHVGVELELDHTKSPFLRPTRDPSCFHNLEAHLHLLDGYHGREEPFQLASGRDPALVNKAANFLQDQLNILPCWRQDPNKGMVRNSQGRWVQPQRSQSCFL